In the genome of Alphaproteobacteria bacterium, one region contains:
- a CDS encoding type I restriction endonuclease subunit R, producing MSYEYSEDGLVEAATQEVLEALGWKVAYAWKKETFGDDGLLGRANKSEVILKRHLRAALLRLNPNLPDVAYTHAIDQITVKAADKTLGQINKEKHALLTKGVQVTFRNAQGEMESKRLRVFDFEKPLENEFLAVRQFEVVGELYNRRPDVVGFVNGIPLVFFELKAHHTDLASAYNDNLRDYKDTIPAIFYCNGFIILSNGTDAKLGTVTSPYKFFLDWKRIEEEEEGVVSLDTMLRGTCDRARLLDLFENFLLFDGEGSDVVKIMAKNHQFIGVNKVVSQARNIEELKGKLGVFWHTQGSGKSYSMVFLCQKIHRKFGGSYTFLIVVDRTELENQLYDTFTGCGAVTEENIRAKSRDDLRRLLSENHRYVFTLIHKFSIDPKLESEYPLITNRSNIIVISDEAHRTQGGKFAQNMRFHGIPNASYLGFTGTPIIKEELELTKNIFGEYVSVYDFKRAIEDGATLPLRYLNRGEKLGIENPQLDERMAEIIESEDLDDDQRAKLQREFARDYPILTSEARLDAIAKDLVWHFNERGYQGKAMFVALDKPTAARMYDLVMKHWPDYVTELKKRIAQCQDQQEELKLRHHLKRVEETEVCVVVSSEQNEVAKFRAMGLEIEPHRKKMVERDLETEFKDDDNPFRLAIVCAMWITGFDAPCVSTVYLDKPIKGHTLMQTIARANRVYDDEKENGLIVDYGNVYRRLEEAYAIYGEGENKGGNNTGGDDGETPISPAERLEGLAVELAASIGAVRQCLLDLEFELDGLVNAQSAMEKLGLIQKAMNCVCLNEKTRTEFEFSARNAFRKYKALYPEEQIKPYIKEHNAIEAIYKQLNQKVKGADITAVIRRLQQEVDMSITVEGSSGSDDDYADLSKLDLGKLRQAFQKSDNKNLVVFDLQEAIERKLEKMVQQNPLRLEFYEKYKKIIDDYNSGKDLQAVQKAFDELQGFMQELSEEESRALAEGLDQETLAIFDLLRKPELSKKEEEEVKKVAIKTLSTLKEEKLKVERWRESTQVAAQVKTIIFDNLQWLPQESYNNNEVNERADRVYQHIYSTYPGCYHRL from the coding sequence ATGAGTTACGAATACTCCGAAGATGGGCTGGTAGAAGCCGCAACGCAGGAAGTGCTGGAGGCCTTGGGCTGGAAAGTTGCTTATGCGTGGAAGAAAGAAACCTTTGGCGATGATGGGCTGCTGGGGCGTGCGAATAAATCGGAAGTGATTCTGAAGCGTCACCTTCGCGCTGCGCTTTTGAGGCTGAACCCCAACCTGCCGGATGTGGCCTACACCCACGCAATCGACCAGATCACAGTGAAAGCTGCCGATAAAACCCTTGGGCAGATTAACAAGGAAAAGCACGCGCTGCTCACTAAAGGCGTGCAGGTTACGTTCCGTAATGCCCAGGGCGAGATGGAATCCAAACGCCTGCGCGTGTTTGATTTTGAAAAGCCGCTGGAGAATGAATTCCTCGCCGTGCGCCAGTTTGAGGTGGTGGGCGAACTCTATAACCGCCGCCCGGATGTGGTGGGGTTTGTGAATGGCATTCCGCTGGTGTTCTTTGAACTGAAAGCGCACCACACTGATCTTGCGAGCGCCTATAACGACAATCTGCGTGATTATAAAGATACCATTCCCGCCATTTTCTACTGCAACGGCTTTATCATCTTGAGCAATGGCACGGATGCCAAGCTGGGAACTGTCACCAGCCCGTATAAGTTCTTCCTCGACTGGAAGCGCATCGAGGAAGAGGAAGAAGGCGTGGTGAGCTTAGACACCATGCTGCGCGGCACCTGCGACCGTGCGCGACTGCTGGATTTGTTCGAGAACTTTCTGCTGTTTGATGGCGAAGGCAGCGATGTGGTCAAGATCATGGCCAAGAACCACCAGTTCATCGGCGTGAATAAGGTGGTGTCGCAGGCTCGCAATATCGAAGAATTGAAAGGAAAACTGGGTGTATTCTGGCATACCCAAGGTTCGGGCAAGTCCTATTCGATGGTGTTTTTGTGCCAGAAAATCCACCGCAAATTCGGCGGTTCTTACACCTTCTTGATTGTGGTTGACCGCACGGAGCTTGAAAACCAGCTCTATGATACCTTCACTGGCTGTGGTGCAGTGACGGAAGAAAACATCCGCGCCAAAAGCCGTGATGATCTGCGCCGGTTGCTATCCGAAAACCACCGCTATGTGTTCACACTGATTCATAAGTTTTCTATCGACCCTAAACTGGAAAGCGAATATCCGCTAATTACCAACCGTAGCAATATCATTGTGATTTCGGATGAGGCGCACCGCACGCAAGGCGGAAAGTTTGCGCAGAACATGCGCTTTCATGGCATTCCTAATGCCTCGTATCTCGGCTTCACCGGCACGCCGATCATCAAGGAAGAACTGGAACTGACCAAGAATATCTTCGGGGAATATGTTTCCGTGTACGACTTCAAGCGAGCGATTGAGGATGGTGCAACGCTGCCGCTGCGCTATCTGAACCGTGGGGAGAAGCTGGGTATTGAGAACCCGCAGCTGGATGAGCGCATGGCGGAAATCATCGAGAGCGAAGACCTCGACGACGATCAACGCGCCAAGTTGCAACGCGAGTTTGCGCGTGATTACCCCATCCTGACATCCGAAGCCCGGCTGGATGCGATTGCCAAGGATTTGGTGTGGCATTTCAACGAGCGTGGCTATCAGGGCAAAGCGATGTTCGTTGCGCTGGATAAGCCAACCGCTGCGCGGATGTATGATCTGGTGATGAAGCATTGGCCGGATTATGTAACCGAACTGAAAAAGCGCATTGCACAGTGCCAAGACCAGCAGGAGGAATTAAAGCTCCGTCACCACCTAAAGCGTGTGGAAGAAACCGAAGTGTGTGTCGTGGTGAGCAGTGAGCAGAACGAAGTAGCCAAATTCCGCGCTATGGGGCTGGAGATTGAGCCGCATCGCAAGAAAATGGTAGAGCGCGATCTGGAAACGGAATTCAAGGACGATGATAATCCATTCCGCCTTGCCATTGTGTGTGCCATGTGGATCACGGGCTTTGATGCACCGTGCGTTTCCACCGTGTATCTCGATAAGCCGATCAAAGGCCACACGTTGATGCAGACCATCGCCCGTGCAAACAGGGTGTATGATGATGAAAAAGAAAATGGCCTGATTGTCGATTACGGCAATGTGTACCGCAGACTGGAAGAAGCCTATGCCATCTATGGTGAGGGCGAAAATAAGGGCGGCAACAATACCGGCGGAGATGATGGCGAAACGCCGATAAGCCCGGCGGAAAGACTAGAAGGTTTGGCGGTGGAATTAGCCGCTTCTATCGGCGCTGTAAGGCAGTGCTTACTGGATTTAGAATTTGAACTGGATGGACTGGTCAATGCACAAAGTGCGATGGAAAAGCTGGGACTTATCCAAAAAGCGATGAACTGCGTCTGTCTGAATGAAAAAACGCGCACCGAGTTTGAATTCTCTGCGCGGAACGCATTCCGCAAATACAAAGCCCTTTACCCCGAAGAGCAGATTAAGCCCTACATCAAAGAGCATAATGCAATTGAAGCTATCTATAAACAGCTGAACCAGAAGGTCAAAGGGGCTGATATTACCGCCGTGATCCGCCGCCTCCAGCAGGAAGTGGATATGAGCATCACGGTGGAAGGATCATCTGGCAGTGATGATGATTATGCGGATTTGAGCAAGCTCGACTTAGGCAAGCTGCGTCAGGCCTTCCAGAAATCGGACAACAAAAATCTGGTGGTGTTCGACCTTCAGGAAGCTATCGAGCGTAAGCTGGAAAAGATGGTGCAACAGAACCCGCTGCGCCTTGAGTTTTATGAAAAGTATAAAAAGATCATTGACGATTATAACAGCGGCAAAGATTTGCAAGCTGTCCAAAAGGCTTTCGATGAGCTGCAAGGATTCATGCAGGAGCTTTCCGAAGAGGAATCACGCGCCCTTGCTGAAGGATTAGATCAGGAAACACTAGCTATTTTTGACTTGCTTCGCAAGCCTGAGCTTTCCAAAAAAGAGGAAGAAGAAGTTAAGAAAGTGGCAATCAAAACGCTTTCAACGCTCAAGGAAGAAAAGTTGAAAGTTGAACGCTGGCGCGAGAGTACGCAGGTGGCGGCACAGGTAAAAACCATCATCTTCGATAATCTGCAATGGCTGCCGCAAGAGTCCTATAACAACAACGAAGTGAACGAGCGTGCAGATCGTGTTTATCAGCACATTTACAGCACTTATCCAGGGTGTTATCATCGTCTATGA
- a CDS encoding restriction endonuclease subunit S — MKATTVWQKRKLSDLADMCLGKMLDQNKNKGEFLPYLANINVRWGSIDLHNLREMRFEEKESERYGLKYGDIVMCEGGEPGRCAIWKNQTPSMMIQKALHRIRVKSGFDSFFLYYSLLNKGLNGQYDGYFTGAAIKHLTGENLAKVEVDFPPLSIQKKIGAVLAAYDDLIENNLKRIRLLEEMAQITYEEWFVRLRFPGHESTPINPETGLPEGWSKKQIQDIGDVITGKTPSTTNSDFFGQDVPFIKTPDMADAPYVIRTEQSLSKLGADSQKKKYLPKNSLMVSCIGTVGVTGLVAIPSQTNQQINSIVFRNPIYTYFMYCLSRRLKPLLDGLGSNGATMTNVNKGKFEAIEFDCPSDELLEKFHSSVSSNFDAVLNLQFQNQRLREARDILLPRLMTGVIDAESYDPAQLLKEAI, encoded by the coding sequence ATGAAAGCTACGACAGTTTGGCAGAAAAGAAAATTGAGTGATCTGGCGGATATGTGTCTGGGCAAGATGCTTGACCAGAATAAGAATAAGGGAGAGTTCCTACCGTACTTGGCGAATATCAATGTGCGATGGGGTAGCATTGATCTCCACAATCTTAGAGAAATGCGCTTTGAAGAGAAAGAATCCGAGCGTTACGGATTGAAATATGGCGACATAGTTATGTGTGAGGGTGGAGAACCCGGACGCTGTGCAATTTGGAAAAATCAAACTCCATCAATGATGATACAAAAAGCACTTCATCGCATTCGCGTAAAAAGTGGCTTCGATAGTTTCTTTCTTTATTATTCGCTGCTTAATAAAGGTCTGAACGGTCAATATGATGGTTACTTTACTGGAGCTGCGATTAAGCACCTAACAGGCGAAAATCTGGCAAAGGTTGAGGTGGATTTTCCGCCACTTTCTATCCAGAAGAAAATCGGCGCAGTGTTGGCGGCGTATGATGATTTGATCGAGAATAACCTGAAGCGGATTAGGCTGCTCGAAGAAATGGCGCAGATCACCTATGAAGAGTGGTTTGTGCGCCTGCGCTTCCCCGGCCACGAATCCACCCCCATCAACCCCGAAACCGGCCTGCCGGAGGGGTGGTCTAAAAAACAAATTCAGGACATTGGAGATGTTATTACAGGCAAAACGCCTTCAACAACAAACTCTGATTTCTTTGGCCAAGATGTGCCTTTCATTAAAACGCCTGACATGGCTGATGCGCCGTATGTTATACGCACTGAACAATCTCTTTCCAAACTCGGCGCAGATTCACAAAAGAAAAAGTATCTGCCTAAAAACAGCCTGATGGTTAGCTGTATTGGAACCGTCGGAGTTACAGGACTTGTTGCAATCCCATCTCAGACCAATCAGCAGATCAATTCGATTGTCTTCAGAAATCCGATATACACCTATTTTATGTACTGCTTATCCCGAAGACTAAAACCGCTTTTAGATGGACTTGGCAGCAACGGTGCAACAATGACCAATGTCAACAAAGGCAAGTTTGAAGCCATAGAGTTTGATTGCCCAAGCGATGAATTATTAGAAAAGTTTCATTCATCAGTTTCTTCAAATTTTGATGCAGTGCTAAACTTACAATTTCAAAACCAACGCCTGCGCGAGGCACGCGACATCCTGCTGCCGCGCCTTATGACTGGCGTGATCGACGCGGAAAGCTATGATCCCGCCCAACTGCTCAAGGAGGCCATATGA
- a CDS encoding SAM-dependent DNA methyltransferase has protein sequence MNNDQIKQLEKELWDSADNLRANSKLTAAEYKDPVLGLILLRYAQNRYEEAKITIEAAIPDGPRGKRAATQADFLAAGSMMLPEKSQYGYLANLPEGEDINEAVNEAMRLIEANYPDLAGILPKNYQELDADLLRELIRVFNKDSVKKLKGDVFGRIYEFFLMKFSMSGAGAQEGGEFFTPPSLVQLIVNFIEPDHGIIHDPACGSGGMFVQTGHFVEDHSKRAVNEAIKVYGTELKSNNTRLAKMNLAIHGIEGKIIESNSFYSDPHDLAGKCDFVMANPPFNVNKVDKNKDFVKTDKRLFSDVGLPKADNGNYLWIQYFYHYLNEKGRAGFVMASSATDAGASEKLIRQRLIETGAVDCIVAVGNNFFYTRSLPCHLWFLDRGKRAENKRKILMIDARNTFRQINTTLRDFSPEQMEGLTIIVKAYRGEDVNKTFASNPWLKEHFPSGNYADVEGLCKIVDVAEVEENDWSLTPGRYVGYSIELDEGFDYTARLGEIHTELESLNTEANNLMQQIIKGAA, from the coding sequence ATGAACAATGATCAAATCAAACAACTGGAAAAAGAACTCTGGGATTCGGCGGATAATCTGCGTGCCAACTCCAAACTTACCGCCGCTGAATACAAAGACCCCGTGCTGGGGCTGATCCTGTTGCGCTATGCCCAAAACCGCTATGAAGAAGCGAAGATTACGATTGAAGCGGCAATCCCCGATGGACCGCGTGGTAAACGCGCCGCAACCCAAGCGGATTTCCTTGCTGCAGGTAGCATGATGCTGCCGGAAAAATCGCAATACGGCTATCTAGCCAACCTACCCGAAGGCGAGGACATCAACGAAGCTGTCAACGAGGCCATGCGCCTGATTGAAGCCAACTACCCCGACCTAGCCGGTATCCTGCCAAAAAACTATCAGGAGTTGGATGCAGACCTGCTGCGCGAATTGATCCGCGTGTTCAACAAGGATTCTGTAAAAAAGCTGAAGGGCGATGTGTTCGGGCGGATTTATGAATTCTTCCTGATGAAATTCTCCATGAGCGGCGCAGGCGCACAGGAAGGCGGCGAGTTCTTCACCCCGCCATCACTGGTGCAGCTGATCGTAAATTTCATCGAACCAGACCACGGCATCATCCATGACCCCGCCTGCGGCTCCGGCGGCATGTTCGTCCAGACCGGCCACTTCGTGGAAGACCACAGCAAACGCGCCGTGAACGAAGCAATCAAAGTCTATGGCACCGAGCTAAAATCCAACAACACCCGCCTTGCCAAGATGAACCTTGCCATTCACGGCATCGAAGGAAAAATCATCGAGAGCAACAGCTTCTATTCCGACCCGCACGACCTCGCAGGCAAATGTGATTTCGTGATGGCTAACCCGCCTTTCAATGTCAACAAGGTGGATAAGAACAAAGACTTCGTGAAAACCGACAAGCGCCTATTCAGTGATGTGGGGCTGCCGAAAGCTGATAACGGCAACTATCTGTGGATTCAGTATTTCTACCATTACCTAAATGAAAAAGGCCGCGCTGGATTTGTCATGGCATCCTCCGCCACCGATGCAGGTGCGAGTGAGAAGCTGATCCGCCAGCGGCTGATTGAAACCGGCGCGGTGGATTGCATTGTGGCTGTAGGCAATAACTTCTTCTACACCCGCTCGCTGCCATGTCACCTGTGGTTCCTTGATCGCGGCAAACGCGCAGAGAATAAACGCAAAATCCTGATGATTGATGCGCGGAATACCTTCCGCCAGATCAACACCACGCTGCGTGATTTCTCGCCGGAACAGATGGAAGGTCTGACCATTATTGTGAAGGCCTATCGCGGCGAAGATGTAAATAAAACTTTCGCAAGCAATCCGTGGCTCAAAGAGCATTTCCCCAGTGGCAATTATGCGGATGTCGAAGGCCTCTGCAAAATCGTTGATGTGGCTGAAGTAGAGGAAAACGACTGGAGCCTCACACCGGGGCGTTATGTGGGCTATTCCATCGAGCTGGATGAAGGGTTTGATTACACGGCACGCCTTGGCGAAATCCATACTGAGCTGGAAAGCTTAAACACAGAGGCCAACAATCTCATGCAGCAAATTATCAAGGGGGCGGCATGA
- a CDS encoding site-specific integrase, with product MKTKSRDLFFPANERIKYNYRIHQRRALKKDDKTITALLKHIREYELFTNFIDFRHFTDKIADKYITAMTEQGTSLSYINDNLRVLKEFFRWLERQRGYKGKIHYNHIDYLSLTNNQRRTAKATAYKKSYKYDQILTTIRAMPEFTAIQKRNKAMISLQALCGLRISELRTVKLKNLIQEEGYYFIHVNPKDMQVKFAKSRHADFIGLPKDIVDNVLTWRDYLIAHGFKEKDTLFPQIPHQFGQSSFLETNPQHRPIQSNTTILNTFRKAFEAAGYEYYRPHSFRHTIARYAEKQTPEFLNAVRQALGHSSIDTTIQSYGQLSESEQRRRIGQHAYISINQVSL from the coding sequence ATGAAAACAAAGTCACGAGATCTGTTTTTCCCTGCTAATGAGCGCATCAAATATAATTATCGGATTCATCAAAGGCGTGCGCTCAAAAAAGATGACAAAACCATCACGGCGTTACTGAAACATATCCGCGAATATGAATTGTTTACGAACTTCATCGATTTCCGTCACTTCACCGATAAAATAGCCGATAAGTACATCACCGCTATGACTGAGCAAGGCACATCACTATCTTACATCAATGACAATCTTAGGGTACTCAAAGAGTTTTTTCGATGGCTAGAGCGGCAACGCGGATATAAAGGCAAGATCCATTATAACCACATTGATTATCTGAGTTTGACAAATAACCAACGCCGAACCGCCAAAGCCACCGCATACAAGAAATCGTACAAGTATGATCAAATTCTAACAACCATTCGAGCAATGCCTGAATTCACAGCTATCCAGAAACGGAACAAAGCTATGATTTCATTGCAGGCATTATGTGGATTACGTATATCTGAATTAAGGACAGTTAAATTAAAAAATCTCATTCAAGAAGAAGGATATTATTTTATTCACGTAAATCCTAAAGATATGCAGGTGAAATTCGCAAAGAGTCGGCACGCAGACTTCATAGGCTTGCCAAAGGATATCGTTGATAATGTTCTTACATGGCGGGATTATTTAATTGCTCATGGTTTTAAAGAAAAGGATACCCTCTTTCCACAAATTCCTCATCAATTTGGGCAATCAAGTTTTCTGGAAACGAATCCACAGCATAGACCTATTCAATCTAACACAACGATCCTAAATACCTTTAGAAAAGCGTTTGAAGCTGCGGGATATGAGTACTATCGCCCCCATTCATTTAGACACACGATTGCAAGATATGCGGAAAAACAAACACCTGAGTTTCTTAATGCTGTGAGGCAAGCGTTAGGACATAGCTCTATTGATACGACAATCCAGAGTTATGGGCAATTGTCGGAGAGTGAACAGAGGAGGAGGATTGGGCAGCACGCTTATATTTCTATAAATCAAGTCTCGCTCTAA
- a CDS encoding AlpA family phage regulatory protein translates to MNHFSELPETGFLRVRDILKFIPVGKSTWWEGVKSGRFPKPVKLGPRTTAWRVEDIREFISQHNHSTSN, encoded by the coding sequence ATGAATCATTTTTCTGAACTACCCGAAACCGGATTTCTCCGTGTTCGCGACATATTAAAATTCATTCCTGTGGGTAAATCCACCTGGTGGGAAGGAGTCAAAAGCGGACGCTTTCCTAAACCTGTCAAACTTGGGCCCCGTACGACTGCGTGGCGGGTGGAAGATATCAGGGAGTTTATTTCCCAACACAATCACAGCACTTCTAATTAA
- a CDS encoding tyrosine-type recombinase/integrase: MPLTDILCKTSKPEPKAKKLSDDKGLYLEITPSGGKYWRMKYRFGGKEKRLAFGVYPEVSLKEARDKRDEARKKLRDGIDPSEAKKEAKRQVLLKTENGFETVAREWHENQIPSWTPRHANYVIRRLELDIFPSLGHRPIEEITAPELLAVLRKVEAREAIDLAKRLLQSCGQIFRYATLTRDLQYDISAALKGALKTRKRENFAHLKEDELPGFLATLENYDGDLQTKLALKLLLNTFVRTTELRGAKWEEINWEKEEWRIPGERMKMGMQHIVPLTKQSIDILKQLEKISGHRELIFPNRIKPTHFISENTMLFAIYRMGYRSKTTAHGFRATASTILNEHGFHADVIERQLAHAERNKVRASYNHAQYLQDRKKMMQWWGDYLENAIHRSKS; the protein is encoded by the coding sequence ATGCCACTGACTGATATACTCTGTAAGACCTCGAAGCCAGAACCTAAAGCTAAGAAGTTATCTGATGATAAAGGCCTCTATCTGGAAATCACCCCAAGTGGAGGCAAGTACTGGAGAATGAAATATCGATTCGGTGGGAAAGAGAAACGATTAGCGTTTGGAGTGTATCCAGAAGTTTCATTAAAAGAGGCACGGGATAAACGAGATGAAGCCCGTAAGAAACTAAGAGATGGTATAGATCCCTCAGAAGCAAAAAAAGAGGCTAAGCGTCAGGTTCTTCTCAAAACAGAAAATGGCTTTGAAACGGTAGCAAGGGAATGGCACGAAAACCAAATCCCCAGTTGGACACCCAGACACGCTAATTATGTGATCCGCCGTTTAGAATTAGACATCTTTCCTTCCCTGGGTCACAGGCCGATAGAAGAAATCACAGCACCTGAATTGTTAGCCGTATTGCGCAAAGTAGAAGCAAGAGAAGCTATAGACCTAGCAAAACGCCTGTTACAGTCATGTGGACAAATTTTCAGATACGCCACTCTCACAAGAGACCTTCAATACGATATATCCGCGGCATTAAAAGGCGCACTCAAAACTCGTAAACGAGAAAACTTCGCACATCTCAAAGAAGATGAACTACCTGGATTCCTAGCCACATTAGAAAACTATGACGGAGACCTGCAAACCAAACTTGCTCTCAAGCTATTACTCAACACCTTCGTCCGCACGACTGAATTACGCGGTGCAAAATGGGAAGAGATCAATTGGGAAAAAGAAGAGTGGCGTATTCCTGGTGAGAGAATGAAAATGGGTATGCAGCATATCGTGCCGCTAACCAAACAATCAATCGATATCCTAAAACAATTAGAGAAAATCAGCGGCCACCGTGAATTGATATTCCCTAACCGCATTAAGCCAACACATTTCATTAGCGAAAACACGATGCTGTTTGCGATCTACCGCATGGGATACAGATCAAAAACAACCGCACATGGTTTCCGCGCCACCGCATCAACTATCTTGAATGAACATGGATTCCATGCTGATGTGATTGAACGACAACTTGCTCATGCTGAACGGAATAAAGTGAGAGCGAGCTATAATCATGCCCAGTATTTACAGGATCGCAAAAAAATGATGCAATGGTGGGGAGATTATTTGGAAAATGCAATCCATCGTTCAAAATCCTAA
- a CDS encoding prepilin peptidase — MILTFITPFLLFIIGLALGSFATMASHRIPRKEGLVVERSHCPHCNHALGVKDLFPLFSWLLQRGKCRYCKKPISRRYPVIELVTGSCFMILYFTHGVTLHALPLYILTVSLMILAVIDLEHMIIPDGLQIFHLLLTIILFIWGWLNSMEALLGAAIAAAIALFLHYIYGWLRKKEMLGLGDVKFIPICGALVGLHSVVFFFLLAGFSGTILGLFVRAYKGTCHYPFGPALALSLWMCLVFDAGNWLGHFEIWLETILLGPVHSFVRI, encoded by the coding sequence ATGATTTTGACCTTCATCACTCCCTTTCTCCTTTTTATCATTGGCCTTGCACTGGGCAGTTTTGCCACCATGGCCAGCCATCGCATTCCCCGCAAAGAAGGATTGGTGGTTGAGCGTTCGCATTGCCCGCACTGCAACCATGCGCTTGGTGTTAAAGATTTGTTCCCGCTTTTTTCGTGGCTGCTTCAACGAGGCAAATGCCGCTATTGCAAAAAACCTATTTCGCGGCGTTATCCGGTCATCGAACTGGTCACGGGCAGCTGTTTTATGATCCTCTATTTCACCCACGGCGTGACCCTTCATGCCTTGCCACTTTATATCTTAACGGTGTCGTTGATGATCCTAGCGGTGATTGATCTGGAACACATGATTATTCCCGATGGCTTACAGATTTTTCATCTGTTACTGACCATTATTCTTTTCATCTGGGGCTGGCTTAATTCGATGGAAGCGTTGCTTGGTGCCGCCATTGCCGCCGCCATCGCGTTGTTTCTTCACTATATTTATGGCTGGCTGCGCAAAAAGGAAATGCTTGGCCTGGGCGATGTAAAATTTATCCCCATCTGCGGTGCGCTGGTTGGCCTTCACTCGGTGGTTTTTTTCTTCCTGCTGGCTGGTTTCAGCGGCACCATCCTGGGGTTGTTCGTGCGTGCTTATAAAGGCACCTGCCACTACCCCTTCGGCCCAGCCCTGGCCCTTTCATTATGGATGTGCCTGGTGTTTGATGCCGGCAACTGGCTGGGGCATTTTGAGATATGGCTGGAAACCATACTCCTGGGGCCGGTGCACTCGTTTGTTAGGATTTAG
- a CDS encoding histidine phosphatase family protein, whose product MRHIYVLRHAQKDNRSKESDRDVPLTAHGKEQAKNLGVFLKTQTIQPTVILCSDALRTRETAEHLLQGWEREQDVIFSHELYYTTAGGILTTVQKLDDHVQSVLLVGHNPGIHQFVMLMSDFKDVATLQKLKIEFPPGAFVGMALAIDNWGDAAPGQGLIEHCVYPLK is encoded by the coding sequence ATGCGGCATATTTACGTGCTTCGGCATGCGCAAAAAGATAATAGATCAAAGGAATCCGACCGGGATGTACCACTAACGGCCCACGGCAAAGAACAGGCGAAAAACCTGGGGGTATTTCTTAAAACACAAACGATTCAGCCCACTGTCATTCTTTGTTCGGATGCACTTAGAACACGAGAAACTGCTGAACATCTGCTGCAAGGATGGGAACGCGAACAAGACGTTATTTTTTCGCATGAACTTTATTATACGACCGCCGGAGGCATCCTTACTACCGTGCAGAAATTGGATGATCACGTGCAATCGGTGTTGTTGGTGGGGCATAATCCTGGGATTCATCAATTTGTGATGCTGATGAGCGATTTTAAAGATGTCGCAACGCTACAGAAACTAAAAATCGAATTCCCCCCCGGCGCATTTGTGGGAATGGCATTGGCCATTGATAACTGGGGCGATGCCGCACCAGGGCAGGGACTGATTGAGCATTGCGTGTATCCGCTGAAATAG